The sequence GGATGGTAACCAAATGGTGAATAATTtccaacaacagcaacaacaaccacaacaatatAATCCATTTATTGATACTAATTTAAGCAATAATCAATTGGCATTAGTTCCAGttgaacaaaataataatagtaataataataataatcaaatggCAGTGTATCctcaacaaccaccacaaccacaacaacataATATGAAtttccaacaacaacatcaacaatatcaaccaCAACagcaaccacaacaacaaaatttatcaaatattaatatgaataatagcaatagtaATATTCCAAATGGAAATCCATTTGGAATTTCAGATCAAGTTGTTTTAAAACATCAACAAATGCATCAACAAAATATGAATCAACAAAATATGCAACAACcacaaatgatgatgaattcaAATGGtcaaatggtaatggttACTGGTGGTCCTGCTaccactacaactacaacaattATACATACTCCAATTAATGGAAATTTACCATCAgagtcatcatcatcatctggtAATCCATttgatcaacaacaacaacaacaacaacaaccattaGATGAAATGTTTGGTAAAAAGGTTAATAGTGATCCTGTATTCCCTGCTTCAAGTTCATCATTTGAAAGTGGTAATAGCTTAGATAGATCTGATGAGGAACAAAAAGAAGCATGGAGAAGAATTCAAGAAAAGAATATTCAAATCcaaaatgataaagaaattgcaagaaaattacaattggaagaagaagaaatctTTAAAACTAGACCAAGAAGTAATACTGAACCCTCACCACGTGATAGAACTACTTCACAATTACAGCTTCAACAATCTCAACctcaacctcaacaacaacaatatcattACTCATCTTATAGTTCATCATATGATACAGCAAATAATCATGGTAATGGTATGCCAATAACTCAGCAACATATTGTAAGTGGACATCATCGTTcaagtagtggtagtaatatTCTAAAACGTCTTAGTGGTAGATCTAGAAGTAAATCatatgattatgatgatcCATTTGAAATCAATCCAAGACCTTTGAATAAAAGTGGTGGTTATGATGATTATGACAGTTTTATGAGAAAAAATAAACGTATCCCAGGTGGAGGTAGTAATTATCAACCAAAAATTAGTCAACAAGATTATTatcaagataataataataataataataataataataataattatcaacaacaaccatcatCACAACAAATTGTTGTTCATGAACAAAgtaactataataataataataataataacaatgcaAACAGATCATATAATGAATGTGATTATTGTGGTAAAGATGTTGGTTTAGAATCGATGAGTTACCATAAGAATACTGAATGTATTCTTAGACAAGAAAGATGTTCCATGTGTAATAAATTGGTAAAACATATGCAAATGGGTGACCATCAATTACAATGTCAAACAAATACTTACACATGTGGTGTTTGTGGTAGATTAGTAATGGGAAAAGAAATGCAAAATCATATGGCATATGTTCataatcaataaaaataaaaaaataaaaaaaaaaaaataaaattttttaaaataaaatgtggatttttaatttaatttaaaattaaaatcaagatatataaatattctataaataaaaaactaaaaaaagaattttttacttttttatttttttgtttttttaataatcgatattatttaatttaacctTTTAAGGATTTTTggaaagtttaaaaaaaaaaaaaattactcttttttttgggagaaattaaaacctaaatttttaatttttttttttttattttttttaatttttttttttttttttttttttttttttttttttttaattttttattgactttttttttttagtttttattttattttatttttattaaacgatataatataaaaaattttctttattttttaatttttttttttttttttttttatataaatatcaaACCatataaaaagttttttatttgaaattaaaaaaaaaaaaaaaaaaaaaaaagacaaaatCACAAactaaaatatcaaaataacccactataaaaataatatatatataataccttaaaaaatgaaactcTTTGgtaaaccaaaaccaaaacaagATACTCAAGAAACAATTGGTAAACTTAGATTAACATTAGATATGCTTGAAAAAAGGCAAACATTTTTACAAgataaattagaaaaagaacaagaaaAAGCAAAGGTCTTAGTCAgccaaaaaagaaagagagaAGCATTATTATgtttaaaaaagagaaataattttcaaaatgagGTTACAAAATTACAAGGTTCATATGATACATTAAATCAACAAGTAAgtaatatatatacatatatatatttattttctaaatataatatatgtatatataattttaataatcacacacacaactaataataaataaattttttttagatttttgcATTAGAGAATGCAAAGATGAATATGGAAATTATGAATTCAATGAGAGATGGTGCAAGATCATTAAGAGAATTACATGGTCACCTTACTATCGATAAAGTTGATGACGTAATTGAAGAGATTCAAGAGCAAATGGAAATTCACgaagaaatttcaaatgcTATCAGTCAACCATTAGGTAACCAagttgaagatgaagaagaattaCTAAGAGAATTAGCTGAATATGAGCAAGAAGAATTAGATGCTCAATTACTTAATATTAAAGCACCTTCAAGAGAATTACCACAAGAAATTCAAGTAAATTGTAAGTGttatgttgttttttttttttttttttataaaaaaaaggtataaAGAGTAGAGTTTTAactaacatttttattttttttattatttatatttagtCCCAACTATTTCAAAAACTGTACCAAAACTttcaaaagaagaagaagagattAGAGCTTTGGAAGAATCTTTAGCaatgtaaattaatttcaataaaaaatagaaaagaaaaaaaaacaaaaaaaaaaaggaatacaaaaaaaaaaaaaaaaaacaaaaaacaaaacttaAACCAACCACactgttttaattttatttattttaaatttaataaaactaaaaaaaaatatctcttttttttttttttttaataaatatataaataataataacggtttttgtttttttttttttttttttttttaaaactattaaaagaaaaaaaaaaaagttgctatttattttttaaatcataaatTTTTTCTATTTGACGTTGAACTTAAAAaactactattattgttactgttattattattattattattaatattaatattattccTAGTAGTATCATCAGAATTTATAACAGATTCTTCTTGTATAACTTTccaaaatgataataaatttggagCTAATTGAGGATGATTATATTTTTGAGATTgatgttttaattgatgggattgttgtttttgttgttgataagttggaataaattgattatcattattattttgattattattattttgattattttgattattatttaaacttgaATTCAAAGTTAAATCATCTTCAATTATAGAAGTATCATCATTTGTTGATTCATTTgttgttaataaattatttgaaagtaTTTTTTGTTGTGATAATTGAgtattttgttgatttttaattaattgatattgaagttcttgtaatttttcaatttgaagatgttgttgttgaatttgttgttgtaactCTACAATGTATTGATTTgaaagttgttgttgaaattgttgttgtgcttgttgaaattgttgaattttattaactttttgaatttttttattttgttgatcaattttaatttgttcattaaaatcaatatcttTATGATATTGAATATTGTTAGCTTTAGATGAGtcatttgttgaattaaaaatattgctATTTGAAgtattggtggtgttggtggtattGGTGTTGGTATTAAATAaggattgttgttgttcttttaagatttgttgtgattgttcttttaaaattaaattatcacgTAATGGGTTAATGAAAGAGTCATTTCTAAAACCTAAACCCAATGCTAAATGAGCAGGTGTTTTCTTTGTATAaggtaaaatatttttaacatGACAATAGTATTTCAAACCAATAAAAGTTAAACCACCAATACATGCAATTGAGCCACAAGCAATTGGGAATGCCAATGGGTGTTGCTCAAATCCTGAAATGAGATTCATACCAAATGTACCGGCTATAACACTACCAAGACCTGTTGAAATGGTCACTAAACTTAACATAAGATTCATTCTCatcattttatttcttgCAGTatccaattgaaaatttacgAATTCCTCAGTTGAATTTAATGTTTCCTTAAGTTGTGAAATATTACTCGATAGTAATTCCAATTGTCTTGTGTATGTTTCCAAGAggatttcaatttcatcgtgttgattcttttttcttGCACCACCAGTTGCATGACGAAATGAAAGATACATCAATGCCATATCCTCATCGGCCTCCAATAGATCGGTGATTGCGTCTATGATCTCCTTTATTTTAACTTCAAATTGATTGAGACCTTTTTTATGATACAACAATAGTTCCTCTAAATTATGTTCAGGATTCTCATTTAACATTTGCAATTCCTTCTCTATCAATGATTGCATTCTtctaaattcaaattctaaTTTTCTACAAATTAAATCCAATATAGATTCAAAtactttaaattcaaatggtaatggtaagtATTCTGTACCTTGTGATGTTAATGATTCAT comes from Dictyostelium discoideum AX4 chromosome 2 chromosome, whole genome shotgun sequence and encodes:
- a CDS encoding Arf GTPase activating protein, translating into MDKYDTILWRLRELEENSKCADCTDSFPRYMNTTYGTFVCSVCGAIHRELGNRVKSISSDKFTQQDIERLEKVGNKMADEIWLSKWSQQQYPLPFPSDEKRVRDFIKMKYIEKKWIKEGIKQSDFISPPTQSTPGSTPTFTSPKQQQQQQPSAVSQKQQTTSPLRNSGEKKEILTSKDSLSKEFESLSLGNSNNLLNTNQQQQQQQQQQQQQQQPSTQTSQQSIPFIQQAEINQQQQQQQQQFDSNGKPFNPFRDENKYFNSKPQPIESKASFPPFSEKPFNQHSYLNEKSTMNADQSLGNNSSFYSKIQVQHPTPKSPPTSIYDTQQYKQQQQQQQQQQQQQKPQQYQNQQQHQQKLQPQQQSQYQQQQQQQPPPPYINQQPQYNQTNSQMNQMNGHANQMNNQMNQMNNQMNQMGNSIMDGNQMVNNFQQQQQQPQQYNPFIDTNLSNNQLALVPVEQNNNSNNNNNQMAVYPQQPPQPQQHNMNFQQQHQQYQPQQQPQQQNLSNINMNNSNSNIPNGNPFGISDQVVLKHQQMHQQNMNQQNMQQPQMMMNSNGQMVMVTGGPATTTTTTIIHTPINGNLPSESSSSSGNPFDQQQQQQQQPLDEMFGKKVNSDPVFPASSSSFESGNSLDRSDEEQKEAWRRIQEKNIQIQNDKEIARKLQLEEEEIFKTRPRSNTEPSPRDRTTSQLQLQQSQPQPQQQQYHYSSYSSSYDTANNHGNGMPITQQHIVSGHHRSSSGSNILKRLSGRSRSKSYDYDDPFEINPRPLNKSGGYDDYDSFMRKNKRIPGGGSNYQPKISQQDYYQDNNNNNNNNNNNYQQQPSSQQIVVHEQSNYNNNNNNNNANRSYNECDYCGKDVGLESMSYHKNTECILRQERCSMCNKLVKHMQMGDHQLQCQTNTYTCGVCGRLVMGKEMQNHMAYVHNQ
- the vps32 gene encoding SNF7 family protein, which codes for MKLFGKPKPKQDTQETIGKLRLTLDMLEKRQTFLQDKLEKEQEKAKVLVSQKRKREALLCLKKRNNFQNEVTKLQGSYDTLNQQIFALENAKMNMEIMNSMRDGARSLRELHGHLTIDKVDDVIEEIQEQMEIHEEISNAISQPLGNQVEDEEELLRELAEYEQEELDAQLLNIKAPSRELPQEIQVNFPTISKTVPKLSKEEEEIRALEESLAM